The Sinomicrobium kalidii region AGTCCCAGTATACTGGCTACCCCCCGGGTACCTGCATAACCGGGATTAACACTCACGGTGTTATACATATATTGTGTGTATTGCGGTTCCTGTTGTGCAAAAGTTATCCATGAACCCAACAACCCTAATACCAAAAATAGCTTCTTCATCTGTCTCGTTTTTTGCTTCTTCATTGTCCCCTTCGTTAATTGATATACAAATACCCCGACTTGTCCCGCATCACGTTCCCGTCCTTATACTTCAGGATATAGAAATAGGTCCCGGTAGGCAATAACCTGCCCTTGTTTACCGTAGCGCGGCCGTGTGAATAGCCGTCAAAACGGATATTGGTATTGTTATACCCTTTTGCTTCGTATACTTTTACGCCCCAGCGGTTGTAGATCTCCACGGTATTGTCCGGGTAATTTTCTATGCCTTTCAGGAAAAAGAAATCGTTCCGGCCGTCCCCGTTGGGCGATATACCGTTATAGACTACCAGGCCGCTATCCGGTATTTCGTCATCCATGACCTTTCCGAAAGTGAAAATCCCATAGCCCGATACGGCTGTGGTGACGGTCTGTTCTTCCCGGTTTACCGTACCGCCTTCGTCTTTCCACCGGTTGTTTTCGGCATCCCAACGCACAATACGGATCGATTTGCCTTCTTCTTCCCTGATCATATCCGAAGGGGTTGTATCCTCATTCCAGGTGAGCGTAAGTACAATTCCGGACGCCCCGTTGGTACGGTTGATCTCCCAGTATTCTGCGTTATCTATCTGTTCTATATCTTCTTCCTTAGCGGAATGCGGATACAGGGTATTGGAATTTTCCAGGATGTACTGCGAGGTAAAGTGATCTGAAGCATCCGAAGGGGCAGACATGGAGGCCCTGCGGTAATAGCCGCCGTCACCTACGGGATAATCGAAGGCTTCATCGCCTATTTTACGGACCTGTCCGTCTACAAAACTGTCATCGGAGACCAACTTGTGAGAGGCCCCCTGCTGAAAAGTGACCAGTCCGCCGTAGGCATCGCCATCTACAATACCGTCCTTAAACCCGGCCTTTCCGTAGATATTGATATCGCCGGAAAGGTTAAAGGAGGGTTGTGCCGCGGGATTGTCAAACAATACATTGAAAAAATCGGACGGCATCAACCCGGATATGGACTGTACCCCGTAAAGCCCGGTAAACAGGGTTTTTCCGGAGGCCTGTCCGGCAGTAAAACTCACCAGGCCGTCGTTATTGAAATTTCCGTAGACAAAAAATTCCCCGTCATTGATAAGGTCACCGCTTTCCCTGTTGTCGAAATCGCCCAGTGTAGACACCTGTGTTCCCGGAGTTATAACCAGTTCACCCGTGTTAACGGTTTGTGCCGATGTACGGAATGCCAGGAGGAAAACAGAACAGGCACCCATTAATTTTATGAATGTGGTATTGTGCATCATCTTATTGTTTTGCTTTTGAGGGCAGCATGGGGTTGGTTATCACTATACATTTTTCCAGGATGGTCTCTAATTGCAGGTAGCACCCCGGTTCCATCCCCGGTACAACCGCATAGAATCTGGTCACTGTTGTGCCATCGATATTTGCATGGAAATCTCCCGTCACTTCCTGTGAACCTGCCTCTCCGGGGATACCGTCGTAAAATGTTGTTCCGGATGGATAGCTATCGGTAACAGTCGTTCTCGCAACATTTCCCCCGGTACAAAAGGATGTAAAGCGTTTAAAGCCTTCATCCGTAACATCAGGGCATGTAACCCCGGCTATATTTATCGTTGATAAAAAATCACCATAAACGGGTCCGTAACAATCACCCGAAGCGTACTCCCGGATAAAATCGGTATCCAATGATGTACCCGATGTGGCTCCGGTGCCTGTTATTTGTCCGTTGATCGGAATGTTCAAACCACAACTGCCGGCAGAGGTGGTCAACAATGTACAATCGTCCGTAACGCGAATCTTGTACCTGAGTTTCCCCAGTAGTTCATCGGGGGTATTTCCCAACGGTATGGTACCAATGTCCCATATAATCTTACCTCCCGGGGTTTCATCGGGATCATTGCTGTCAGGATGTTCCCAGGTAATGGTTCCTCCGAGCGTTTCTGCCGAAGCTTCCACGAAATGTACATTAGGCGGAAGAGGTACCTCTACCCTGGCATTGTCGATCGCTTCGGTTCCCCGGTTATATATGGAAAGTTCAAACTCCATTTCCTGTCCCGGGTCTACAACACCGTCATGGATTATTCCCGTATCCGTAGGCGTATTTACTCCGTCTACTTCCGGCACATAGGCATCCACGGCAAAAACAATGTTGTAAATAATATAAGTATCCTGGGTGGTTCCATAACGGAATCGGGACGATGTCTGATTATTGGCTATAATCTGGTTGCCATTATTATCCAGATCGAATATACTAATGTCAAGTCCCGTATTATTCTGTAAGTTCGGGTTCCGGGAATTTCCCCCGGTATATATGGAAGAGTTAAAAAAGTTAGTGGTCGCGTTACCTCCATGGTTTAAATATATCCAATTGGAATCGGCTGCATTTCTGATCTGAAAATAATCCCCAGGTATACCAACATCCCCTTCACCTGCCATCATACCTAATGTTACAGCTACGTCTCCGTTCTGTGCAGCCCGGAAACCGGATACTGATAGTTGGTGACTGACCGTTGCCGAACCGGTGACATAGCCATGTCCGTCAAATACTGTGATATCCCGCCATTTCATAGCGGGATTTTTATAAACCACGACCAGGCCCCAACCTCCGTAGTAACCGGTTCCTCCCCCGTTCCCTTCCCGGAGGGCCATATCCGCTACAAAGTATTCACCTGCTCCGTTCGCTCTTACATAATCGGTGACATCGGCATAGGCAGAATACATAAAACCATCAGAAGTAGTCGGGTAATAAATATCATCCTGCCCGGCAGTAATCTCCTGGTAGGTGCCCCCCGCTTTTTTTAGTTTGACCTTTCGCTTATCCAGTTCTTTACCCGATACCGTAAATGTATTAGGACTACTTGAGCCATTATGAGATCTTCCCGACCAATACAATCCCGCATAAATAATTTCGGAGCACTCCTCTTCTCCTTCCAGGGTGAGTGTAGCCGAAGAGGAGTTAAGTGTATTCTGGTCCCCGTCGATATCCACATATCTCATATCAGTATTACTGTTATTGGTAAAGTCAGAATAATTGACCAATGTCATATTCGTATTACCGATCATAGTAAAATCACCCTGCAGGTTGTAATTGGTCGCATTCGTATATGGTGCGGGAGCCTTGTCTGATGTCCGGGGTTCAAAAGGCACCCTAACCTGGGCAAACCCTGAAAAATGGGCCATAAACAAAAACAGGAAGGCAATAACCCGCAAAGTAGTATTTATAAAATCTGCTTTCATAGAATCGGGTTTTAATTTGCTGTTTCCAAGGTTTCGAAGAGGATCTCCACTTCGCCTCTCCCTGTATCAAAAGACCGTAATGAACGGACCATGTTGGCTACCAGGCTTTCATTTAACGGTTCATAACTATGAATAAGGATATAGCGCAGGTTTTTAAACAAAGCCAGGTCGGCTTCGGTAATTTCCATAGCTTCCCCGCTATTCCAATTAATGATCAGCAACTGTGCAGTACCGAAATCTTCGGTATACCTGGTGTTCTTTAATTCGTGTAACAGAGAAACATCTTCAAATTGCACTACCTCGACACCTCCTTTTTTATCCCACGTATATAAAGGGCCGCTTTCTTTTGTAAAGGATAATTTGTATGGTGTACCTGCCTTCAGGTATTCCAAATCCTGAACTTCCTTTTTGTTCAAAGTGCTTTGTTTCTTCTCTAAAGAAACTATCTTTTTATTCTGAGCCTGCCCTTTCCACAGGAAGCACAAGCATACAATGGTTGCGATATATGTTATTTTTTTCATCCTTTGCTCCTATTTCACTTCAAATACAATGTTCATAAAACTTGCTGAGGATATCTCCGCCCCCGTTTTTACGGTATAGGTCAGTACTCCGGCATCACTCACCGATACACTTTCAAACACCGTATCATCATAATATGTTATGTAATAATTAAGTGCTCCTGCAGGTAATACCGGTAATGTGGTAGCCGTTGAATTTTTGGCCATAGGTGTACCGAACTGATTACTGTACATGCTGTATAAATCAAGTGTTTGCGGAGTACCCCTGACTTCGGTGGGGACTGCTACCGAGGGCATATAGAAAAACTTGGGCATTACCGATTTTATGATCGTGGCATTACTTGCTTCGTCGGTATAGGTAATTGTTCCGTCCCCATTATCAACCAAAGAAGTCAGGGTTTCATTAGCTTGTACCAGCTCTTCGAAATTAATCTCCTGAGTAGTCCCGTTCTCATCTATATAAGTGAACTGGTTACCATCGTAGTATACATTACCGCCGATACTCTTAATCAGGTTTTCAATGGCATTAAATATATCTCCTTCGTTGGTGATATTATCTACTACACTCGATGGAACATCTACCGTGATGCTATCTCCGTTGGCATTGGTAAAAGTATACGTACCGTCGTTATTGTCAGTCATCGATGTCGTGTTGGCATCAAAGGTTACTTCTATCCCTTCTTCATTGGTGTAGGTGAATGTGCCGTCCTGATGATCTAAAAGTGTAGTGACCGTTTCATTGGCCTGTACCAATTCTTCAAGATTGATCACCTGGGTTTCGCCGTTCTCATCAAGGTAGGTGAACTGGTTGCCGTCGTAGTATACATTGCCGCCCACATTCTCGATCAGTTCCGTGATCTCATTGACCACATTTTCGTTCTGAATGATCTCTTCAAACTGGTTGATCACATCCGCAGGAACGTTGATGATGGTTTCCGTACCGTCCTCGGAAGTATAGGTATAGGTGCCGTTCTGATTATTGATTAAAGTCGTTACCGTTTCATTGGCCTGTACCAATTCTTCAAGGTTGATCACTTGTGTCTCTCCGTTTTCATCCACATAGGTGAACTGATTGCCGTCATAGTAAACATTACCACCGACATTCTCGATCAACTCCGTGATCTCATTGACCACATTTTCGTTCTGAATGATCTCCTCAAACTGGTTGATCACATCTGCAGGGACATTGATGATGGTTTCCGTACCGTCCTCGGAAGTATAGGTATAGGTGCCGTTCTGATTGTTCACTAAAGTTGTTACTGTCTCATTGGCCTGTACCAATTCTTCAAGATTGATCACCTGGGTTTCCCCGTTTTCATCAAGGTAGGTGAACTGGTTACCATCGTAGTATACATTGCCGCCCACATTCTCAATCAACTCCGTGATCTCATTGACCACATTTTCATTCTGAATGATCTCCTCAAACTGGTTAATCACATCCGCAGGAACGTTGATGATGGTTTCCGTACCGTCCTCGGAAGTATAGGTATAGGTGCCATTCTGGTTATTGACTAAGGTCGTGACCGTCTCGTTGGACTTTACGATCTCTTCAAAGTTGATTGTTTGGGTTTCGCCATTCTCATCGATATAGGTAAAGCTGTTTCCATCGTAATACACATTACCGCCGATATTTTTGATCAGGTTTTCGATAGCGGTGAAAATGTCCCCTTCGTTGGTGATGTTCTCCACAACGCTGGAAGGTACATCTACTATAATGGTATCTCCGTTGGCATTGGTGAAAGTATACGTACCGTCGTTATTGTCAGTCATCGATGTCGTGTTGGCATCAAAGGTTACTTCTATCCCTTCTTCATTGGTGTAGGTGAATGTGCCGTCCTGATGATCTAAAAGTGTAGTGACCGTTTCATTGGCCTGTACCAATTCTTCAAGATTGATCACCTGTGTCTCTCCGTTTTCATCCACATAGGTAAACTGGTTGCCATCATAGTAAACATTTCCGCCTACATTCTCGATCAGTTCCGTGATCTCATTGACCACATTTTCGTTCTGAATGATCTCTTCAAACTGGTTGATCACATCCGCAGGAACGTTGATGATGGTTTCCGTACCGTCCTCGGAAGTATAGGTATAGGTGCCGTTCTGATTATTGATTAAAGTCGTTACCGTTTCATTGGCCTGTACCAATTCTTCAAGGTTGATCACTTGTGTCTCTCCGTTTTCATCCACATAGGTGAACTGATTGCCGTCATAGTAAACATTACCACCGACATTCTCGATCAACTCCGTGATCTCATTGACCACATTTTCGTTCTGAATGATCTCTTCAAACTGGTTGATCACATCCGCAGGAACGTTGATGATGGTTTCCGTACCGTCCTCGGAAGTATAGGTATACGTACCGTTCTGATTATTGATTAAAGTCGTTACCGTTTCATTGGCCTGTACCAATTCTTCAAGGTTGATCACCTGGGTTTCCCCGTTTTCATCAAGGTAGGTGAACTGGTTACCATCGTAGTATACATTACCGCCCACATTCTCAATCAACTCCGTGATCTCATTGACCACATTTTCATTCTGAATGATCTCCTCAAACTGGTTGATCACATCGGCAGGGACATTGATGATGGTTTCCGTACCGTCCTCGGAAGTATAGGTATAGGTGCCGTTCTGATTGTTCACTAAAGTTGTTACTGTCTCATTGGCCTGTACCAATTCTTCAAGATTGATCACCTGGGTTTCCCCGTTTTCATCAAGGTAGGTGAACTGGTTACCATCGTAGTATACATTGCCGCCCACATTCTCAATCAACTCCGTGATCTCATTGACCACATTTTCATTCTGAATGATCTCCTCAAACTGGTTAATCACATCCGCAGGAACGTTGATGATGGTTTCCGTACCGTCCTCGGAAGTATAGGTATAGGTGCCATTCTGGTTATTGACTAAGGTCGTGACCGTCTCGTTGGACTTTACGATCTCTTCAAAGTTGATTGTTTGGGTTTCGCCATTCTCATCGATATAGGTAAAGCTGTTTCCATCGTAATACACATTACCGCCGATATTTTTGATCAGGTTTTCGATAGCGGTGAAAATGTCCCCTTCGTTGGTGATGTTCTCCACAACGCTGGAAGGTACATCTACTATAATGGTATCTCCGTTGGCATTGGTGAAAGTATACGTACCGTCGTTATTGTCAGTCATCGATGTCGTGTTGGCATCAAAGGTTACTTCTATCCCTTCTTCATTGGTGTAGGTGAATGTGCCGTCCTGATGATCTAAAAGTGTAGTGACCGTTTCATTGGCCTGTACCAATTCTTCAAGATTGATCACCTGTGTCTCTCCGTTTTCATCCACATAGGTAAACTGGTTGCCATCATAGTAAACATTTCCGCCTACATTCTCGATCAGTTCCGTGATCTCATTGACCACATTTTCGTTCTGAATGATCTCTTCAAACTGGTTGATCACATCCGCAGGAACGTTGATGATGGTTTCCGTACCGTCCTCGGAAGTATAGGTATAGGTGCCGTTCTGATTATTGATTAAAGTCGTTACCGTTTCATTGGCCTGTACCAATTCTTCAAGGTTGATCACTTGTGTCTCTCCGTTTTCATCCACATAGGTGAACTGATTGCCGTCATAGTAAACATTACCACCGACATTCTCGATCAACTCCGTGATCTCATTGACCACATTTTCGTTCTGAATGATCTCTTCAAACTGGTTGATCACATCCGCAGGAACGTTGATGATGGTTTCCGTACCGTCCTCGGAAGTATAGGTATACGTACCGTTCTGATTATTGATTAAAGTCGTTACCGTTTCATTGGCCTGTACCAATTCTTCAAGGTTGATCACCTGGGTTTCCCCGTTTTCATCAAGGTAGGTGAACTGGTTACCATCGTAGTATACATTACCGCCCACATTCTCAATCAACTCCGTGATCTCATTGACCACATTTTCATTCTGAATGATCTCCTCAAACTGGTTGATCACATCGGCAGGGACATTGATGATGGTTTCCGTACCGTCCTCGGAAGTATAGGTATACGTACCGTTCTGATTATTGATTAAAGTCGTTACTGTTTCATTAGCTTTGACTAGCTCTTCAATATTAATTGTTTGGGTCTCCCCATTTTCATCAACATAGGTAAAGGTATTTCCATCATAATACACATTACCGCCAACATTCTCGATCAACTCTGTGATCTCATTGACCACATTTTCGTTCTGAATGATCTCTTCGAACTGGTTGATCACATCGGCAGGGACGTTGATGATGGTTTCCGTACCGTCCTCGGAAGTATAGGTATACGTACCGTTCTGGTTATTGATTAAAGTCGTTACCGTTTCGTTGGCCTGTACCAATTCTTCAAGGTTGATCACCTGGGTTTCCCCGTTTTCATCAAGGTAGGTGAACTGGTTACCATCGTAGTATACATTGCCGCCCACATTCTCGATCAGTTCCGTGATCTCATTGACCACATTTTCGTTCTGAATGATCTCTTCAAACTGGTTGATCACATCCGCAGGGACATTGATGATAGTTTCCGTACCGTCCTCGGAAGTATAGGTATAGGTGCCATTCTGGTTATTGACCAAGGTCGTGACCGTCTCGTTGGCCTGTACCAATTCTTCAAGATTGATTACCTGGGTTTCTCCATTCTCATCAACGTAGGTAAACTGGTTGCCGTCGTAGTATACATTACCGCCTACATTCTCGATCAACTCCGTGATCTCATTGACCACATTTTCGTTCTGAATGATCTCTTCGAACTGGTTGATCACATCGGCAGGGACGTTGATGATGGTTTCCGTACCGTCCTCGGAAGTATAGGTATAGGTGCCGTTCTGATTATTGACTAAAGTCGTTACCGTTTCGTTGGACTTGACAAGCTCCTCAAAGTTGATCGTCTGGGTCTCCCCTTTTTCATCAGTATAAGTGAAAGTATTACCATCATAATAAACATTTCCTCCCGTGTTCTGAAACAACTCGGTTATTTTGTTAATTACCTTTTCATTCCTGATAATCTCATCAAATTGATTAATCACATCGGCGGGGACGTTAATGATGGTTTCCGTACCGTCTTCCGAAGTATAGGTATATGTACCATCCCCGTTGTTTATCAGGGTGGTTATGGTTTCATTGGCTTTAATGACGTCTTCCAGTGTAATTATCTGCGTCACCCCGTTTTCGTCAATATAGGTAAACTCATTTTTTACAGGATTGTAAATGACTATATTATCCGGGAGATCACCACCTGCAACATCTTCTGCCGATACCACACGGTGCCAGCTTCCGGCATACCAATAGTAATAACCGGGCCTGATGTCGGCCGTATCGGCCGTGTTGAAAACCAATAAACTTTCTACATTGCCATTGGCGATCGTTGTCTGGTCTGTGGTACCGGTAAGAGCGACACGGGGAATCAACACCCCCTTATTGTCGGCCACAACGTCCAACTGGGCAGAATTGTCCGGCAAAGATGTTCCGATACCCACCTGGGCATGTGCAGAAAAAGTAATTACCAGAAAAAATACTACAGCGTAAAATTGTTTCATCATGCTTTATTTAAGTTTTAGTCTTACATCCTCCCTTACTGACAGGATTATTTGGTTTAATTAAGTTTCGTCCCTAACGGTTTTCGGACCGGGACAACAGAGAAGAATATACTCCTTCGTGCAGCGTGTAAATACTGCAGGAATAGCTGTGAATACTGCGTAAGATTTTCGAAGTAGTTTTCTTCCCTATAACTTAATTTTTCCAAACAAACTTATAACTCAACCCCCGTAACAGGAGATAGGGAATCCCCTACTTTCGCTTAGTTGTAGTTTTTCTTCGATCAATGGTCGCATTTTGAAGGTTATCGTAAAAAAACCACTTGTAAAACGCAACTTAATAATCCATTAAAAAATTGATTAACAGTTATTTAAATTAAAAACACAAGTGTATAAACAACATCTTTCTTTTCCGGAAAAAAACACATCAGATCACAAATATGTGGTATGGGGAAGTCAACAACCCCGGAATATGCTCGCGAGACATAAACCGGAAAATCCCGAAAAAATATTTCGACGCAAGCAAGCATCGGAGCATTTTAAATTTCACTTAGCAAGTAAAAATGAACAGCCGGGAACGGGGAAGGGCTACATCCTATAAGAACACCCTATTGCGAATGGCCCAGGATAACAATGCGCCGTAAGAAGATGGAAGGTCGAGTTTTTTGCGAACATTGGTCTTTATCTTTTCCACGTTTTTTTCACTGCAAAACAGTGCTTCCGCAATTTCCCGGTTGGTCTTCCCTCCTATTAACAGGCGAAGGACCTCTATTTCACGACTGGTGAGGTTATGGAGTTCAGAAGTCGTGCTGTTCAATTTTTTCAGTACGGAGTCCGATACATATGTTCTGCCTTCCTGCAAAGCTTCCATACAGGCCATAAGTTCTTCCACAGTAACATTCTTGGACAAATAGGCATTTGCGCCCGCATCCATCGCTTTGCGGTAATATTCAATGCCATCGTGCATGGTCAGCACCACAAAGTCGGTCTTTGAAGTTTCCTTTTTAATGGTTTTTATCACCTCCAACCCGCTCATACAGGGCATGGTAATGTCCATAAAAGCCACATCCGGTTTATAGTGCCGTATCTTGTCCAGGGCATCCTTGCCATCCTCTGCTTCGGCCACTATCATCGTATCGGGCAACTGTGCGATCAGAAAATGAAGTCCCTTCCTGAGAATGGGGTGGTCATCGGCAAGTAGTAGTTTTATCATATTATTGTCTTTATTACGCAATAACTGATTCTCAAAATCTTATTTTTACAGCTAAAAGAAATTAACCAGTAGAGCGTTTGGGTTGTTTGGATTATATCCTAAAAATGCCACTATTTATTAACCGGGCCATGTCAAAACGACAACTCTTGAAGGAATATAGACGAAATGCTGATATTTCCGATGAAATCCACCTAATTGTTTCGAACACATAAAAGGGGAATTTTGTATTTTTTACCTTCAAAACCGAACTCCGCAAATTCCGGGTTTCCCTCTTGTACAGTGGCCACTACTTTTGTGTGTATAAAAACAGAAATACGATGAATACGCAAAGCCAGTTAAATTACGATCGTATTGCAAAAGCAATAGGATACATCCGGGAAAATTTCAGGGAGCAACCCAACCTGGAAGAAGTAGCCGGACAGGTACACCTCA contains the following coding sequences:
- a CDS encoding gliding motility-associated C-terminal domain-containing protein, which translates into the protein MMHNTTFIKLMGACSVFLLAFRTSAQTVNTGELVITPGTQVSTLGDFDNRESGDLINDGEFFVYGNFNNDGLVSFTAGQASGKTLFTGLYGVQSISGLMPSDFFNVLFDNPAAQPSFNLSGDINIYGKAGFKDGIVDGDAYGGLVTFQQGASHKLVSDDSFVDGQVRKIGDEAFDYPVGDGGYYRRASMSAPSDASDHFTSQYILENSNTLYPHSAKEEDIEQIDNAEYWEINRTNGASGIVLTLTWNEDTTPSDMIREEEGKSIRIVRWDAENNRWKDEGGTVNREEQTVTTAVSGYGIFTFGKVMDDEIPDSGLVVYNGISPNGDGRNDFFFLKGIENYPDNTVEIYNRWGVKVYEAKGYNNTNIRFDGYSHGRATVNKGRLLPTGTYFYILKYKDGNVMRDKSGYLYIN
- a CDS encoding beta strand repeat-containing protein, which encodes MMKQFYAVVFFLVITFSAHAQVGIGTSLPDNSAQLDVVADNKGVLIPRVALTGTTDQTTIANGNVESLLVFNTADTADIRPGYYYWYAGSWHRVVSAEDVAGGDLPDNIVIYNPVKNEFTYIDENGVTQIITLEDVIKANETITTLINNGDGTYTYTSEDGTETIINVPADVINQFDEIIRNEKVINKITELFQNTGGNVYYDGNTFTYTDEKGETQTINFEELVKSNETVTTLVNNQNGTYTYTSEDGTETIINVPADVINQFEEIIQNENVVNEITELIENVGGNVYYDGNQFTYVDENGETQVINLEELVQANETVTTLVNNQNGTYTYTSEDGTETIINVPADVINQFEEIIQNENVVNEITELIENVGGNVYYDGNQFTYLDENGETQVINLEELVQANETVTTLINNQNGTYTYTSEDGTETIINVPADVINQFEEIIQNENVVNEITELIENVGGNVYYDGNTFTYVDENGETQTINIEELVKANETVTTLINNQNGTYTYTSEDGTETIINVPADVINQFEEIIQNENVVNEITELIENVGGNVYYDGNQFTYLDENGETQVINLEELVQANETVTTLINNQNGTYTYTSEDGTETIINVPADVINQFEEIIQNENVVNEITELIENVGGNVYYDGNQFTYVDENGETQVINLEELVQANETVTTLINNQNGTYTYTSEDGTETIINVPADVINQFEEIIQNENVVNEITELIENVGGNVYYDGNQFTYVDENGETQVINLEELVQANETVTTLLDHQDGTFTYTNEEGIEVTFDANTTSMTDNNDGTYTFTNANGDTIIVDVPSSVVENITNEGDIFTAIENLIKNIGGNVYYDGNSFTYIDENGETQTINFEEIVKSNETVTTLVNNQNGTYTYTSEDGTETIINVPADVINQFEEIIQNENVVNEITELIENVGGNVYYDGNQFTYLDENGETQVINLEELVQANETVTTLVNNQNGTYTYTSEDGTETIINVPADVINQFEEIIQNENVVNEITELIENVGGNVYYDGNQFTYLDENGETQVINLEELVQANETVTTLINNQNGTYTYTSEDGTETIINVPADVINQFEEIIQNENVVNEITELIENVGGNVYYDGNQFTYVDENGETQVINLEELVQANETVTTLINNQNGTYTYTSEDGTETIINVPADVINQFEEIIQNENVVNEITELIENVGGNVYYDGNQFTYVDENGETQVINLEELVQANETVTTLLDHQDGTFTYTNEEGIEVTFDANTTSMTDNNDGTYTFTNANGDTIIVDVPSSVVENITNEGDIFTAIENLIKNIGGNVYYDGNSFTYIDENGETQTINFEEIVKSNETVTTLVNNQNGTYTYTSEDGTETIINVPADVINQFEEIIQNENVVNEITELIENVGGNVYYDGNQFTYLDENGETQVINLEELVQANETVTTLVNNQNGTYTYTSEDGTETIINVPADVINQFEEIIQNENVVNEITELIENVGGNVYYDGNQFTYVDENGETQVINLEELVQANETVTTLINNQNGTYTYTSEDGTETIINVPADVINQFEEIIQNENVVNEITELIENVGGNVYYDGNQFTYLDENGETQVINLEELVQANETVTTLLDHQDGTFTYTNEEGIEVTFDANTTSMTDNNDGTYTFTNANGDSITVDVPSSVVDNITNEGDIFNAIENLIKSIGGNVYYDGNQFTYIDENGTTQEINFEELVQANETLTSLVDNGDGTITYTDEASNATIIKSVMPKFFYMPSVAVPTEVRGTPQTLDLYSMYSNQFGTPMAKNSTATTLPVLPAGALNYYITYYDDTVFESVSVSDAGVLTYTVKTGAEISSASFMNIVFEVK
- a CDS encoding response regulator, which encodes MIKLLLADDHPILRKGLHFLIAQLPDTMIVAEAEDGKDALDKIRHYKPDVAFMDITMPCMSGLEVIKTIKKETSKTDFVVLTMHDGIEYYRKAMDAGANAYLSKNVTVEELMACMEALQEGRTYVSDSVLKKLNSTTSELHNLTSREIEVLRLLIGGKTNREIAEALFCSEKNVEKIKTNVRKKLDLPSSYGALLSWAIRNRVFL